In Chryseobacterium lactis, a single genomic region encodes these proteins:
- the rplT gene encoding 50S ribosomal protein L20 — protein MPRSVNAVASRARRKKVLKQAKGFFGRRKNVWTVAKNAVEKAMQYAYRGRKEKKRNFRSLWITRINAGTREHGMSYSQFMGALKKNNIELNRKVLADLAMNHPEAFKAVVDQVK, from the coding sequence ATGCCAAGATCAGTAAATGCGGTAGCTTCAAGAGCTCGCAGAAAAAAAGTTTTAAAGCAAGCTAAAGGTTTTTTCGGTAGAAGAAAGAACGTTTGGACTGTAGCTAAAAACGCGGTAGAAAAAGCAATGCAATATGCTTACCGTGGTAGAAAAGAGAAAAAGAGAAACTTCAGATCACTATGGATCACTCGTATCAACGCGGGAACCAGAGAACACGGAATGTCTTACTCTCAATTTATGGGAGCTCTTAAAAAGAACAACATCGAGCTTAACAGAAAAGTTTTAGCAGATTTAGCAATGAATCACCCTGAAGCTTTCAAAGCTGTTGTAGATCAAGTAAAATAA
- a CDS encoding M28 family peptidase: MKRITTFLCTALMIQSIAAQSFIQAYKNRADMVTQANITANLQEFGNLGIKTTGSQANTNTLNWIKNKYTAYGYSASQIAESTFTYGSKTSKNLIITKTGTLYPNKFVIICGHFDTINGPGVNDNGSGTSIILEAARILKDVPTEYSIKFIHFSGEEQGLIGSTHYVNNVAYQGGVRKLDIKLVFNLDQVGGVKGNNNNTVYCDEDQGGVSSNNAASTAVTQQLRNCTALYSPLQTAVDPAERTDYIPFEQKGEVITGFFERIESSFPHTSKDTFANVDPVYVYNIGKATVGALQHFATASTTSTVNKTASTASLEATRFYPNPANTVLNIELPDPKITNFSFEMTNLTGRSLLKTNNEAKINVSALEKGVYIGILKTGDQTVVKNILIDR; this comes from the coding sequence ATGAAAAGAATCACAACATTTTTGTGTACTGCATTGATGATCCAAAGTATTGCTGCACAAAGTTTCATCCAGGCTTACAAGAACAGAGCCGACATGGTAACCCAGGCTAATATCACTGCCAACCTGCAGGAGTTTGGAAATCTTGGAATAAAAACCACCGGTTCCCAGGCAAATACCAACACGTTAAACTGGATTAAAAATAAGTATACTGCGTACGGATATTCTGCCAGCCAGATTGCGGAAAGTACTTTCACCTATGGTTCAAAAACATCTAAAAACCTGATTATTACTAAAACAGGAACTCTTTATCCTAACAAGTTTGTTATTATCTGCGGGCATTTTGATACGATCAACGGTCCCGGAGTTAATGATAATGGCAGCGGAACTTCCATCATTCTGGAAGCTGCGAGAATATTAAAAGATGTACCAACCGAGTACTCTATTAAATTCATTCACTTTTCCGGAGAAGAGCAAGGACTCATAGGAAGTACTCATTATGTGAATAATGTTGCCTATCAGGGAGGTGTCCGCAAATTGGATATCAAACTGGTCTTTAATCTGGATCAGGTAGGCGGCGTAAAAGGAAATAACAACAATACCGTATACTGTGATGAAGATCAGGGTGGTGTTTCCAGCAATAATGCAGCTTCTACTGCCGTTACTCAACAGCTCAGAAATTGTACCGCTCTCTACTCTCCTCTTCAAACGGCTGTAGATCCTGCTGAAAGGACAGATTATATTCCTTTTGAACAAAAAGGTGAAGTGATTACAGGATTCTTTGAAAGAATAGAAAGCAGTTTCCCTCACACCTCAAAAGATACTTTTGCCAATGTAGATCCTGTATATGTTTATAATATTGGAAAAGCTACCGTAGGTGCTTTGCAACACTTTGCAACAGCCTCTACGACATCAACAGTCAATAAAACGGCGTCAACAGCATCTCTGGAAGCGACAAGATTTTATCCTAATCCGGCCAACACTGTTTTAAACATCGAATTGCCAGATCCCAAGATAACCAATTTCAGTTTTGAAATGACCAATCTTACAGGCAGATCATTGCTTAAAACAAATAACGAAGCAAAGATTAATGTTTCTGCCCTTGAAAAAGGAGTGTATATTGGAATATTAAAAACAGGTGATCAAACTGTTGTCAAAAATATCCTGATTGACAGATAA
- a CDS encoding porin family protein, whose translation MKKQLLSLCIVMGTMALAQSTEKPKFGVKAGANISSITGSDSKSKFGFYAGAFANIPISSVVNIQPEVLYSEQGAKAKDKYYFGGLAVTDMKQTLGYINVPVMVQYNATSKFYLEAGPEFGFLINAKAEENFIGTPLSRDNKDSLRIFNFGLGLGLGYKLMPKLGVNARYIAGLTDIAKYGGGDNSKNTNFQLGLNYSF comes from the coding sequence ATGAAAAAACAATTACTAAGCCTATGCATAGTTATGGGAACTATGGCATTAGCACAATCTACAGAGAAACCAAAATTTGGTGTTAAAGCCGGAGCTAACATTTCGAGCATTACAGGAAGCGATTCTAAGTCAAAATTCGGATTCTATGCCGGAGCATTTGCTAATATTCCGATTTCTTCTGTCGTGAATATTCAACCGGAGGTTCTGTACAGCGAGCAGGGAGCAAAAGCAAAAGACAAATATTATTTTGGAGGTCTTGCTGTAACGGATATGAAGCAAACTCTTGGTTACATCAATGTTCCAGTAATGGTTCAGTATAATGCCACTTCTAAATTTTATCTGGAAGCAGGTCCTGAATTTGGATTCCTTATCAATGCAAAGGCTGAAGAAAATTTTATCGGTACACCTCTTAGTAGAGATAATAAAGACTCATTACGAATCTTTAATTTTGGATTAGGGCTTGGGTTAGGGTATAAATTAATGCCTAAATTAGGTGTTAATGCCCGATACATTGCAGGCTTAACCGATATTGCAAAATATGGAGGTGGAGATAATTCAAAAAACACCAATTTTCAATTAGGTCTGAATTATTCTTTTTAA
- a CDS encoding RHS repeat-associated core domain-containing protein: MKFISSIIVSCLSIFGFSQTVSPDKFHDTKGNIEVTSAGQLQYTLAIDVPPGIQKTAPNISLAYVSGATNGMAGYGWNISGISSISRIGKNLEKDGITKGVQLDYSDSYSFNGQRLILKSGEYGKDGAEYITEKYSNIKIKSVGSVTGQLWQGPEYWEITSPDGSQIWYGATASGESPARTPIDYNIVKSKDTNGNYVTYNYASESNVSVISTIEWGGNETQSTPHFNKIEFVFALRPMPETAYIKGVLFSQSKLLESVVVSTNSKQYKKYNVSYKKDPQQTAYRYLDKITVLNSKNEEANPVLFTYEKSYGPNSSGSYFEFPQTYGGILKFNSDTDVLGDFDGDGTLDLLRYHSQTSAKTPQIGVYLYKNYYSYNPDSFSYPIFTGSSLSGFKNAVAVNLKKNNVIRNRQGFVIMKQVNNTSKPDLELSFYSLSENNELNLDFKKIIPNADYDNSDDGGQNGTTTTLLGIKNVDFNGDGLSEIVLQLNDRVCRLTDPNSSAKLPHKCVDYGRYYVIDPDESIQNNNWYYPLSLYTAGKEDAFTTYKAGDFNGDGMFDFMKLDQNKKPLLITFKKNLQGKYESGISPFNPTNNEEVKGVWEDALVGDYNGDGVSDIMMPTSSTSAYWYTYTSKGNAFKEDMNPFMRPQRERQVLRDPYQAIKIYNPRTFVAYDINNDGKTDLISLESTRFLFRRTNLDNSSGAGYKGDTNYIFNVFSTTGGQNSQLTINKGGYNYNLNNDNINETIAVNTEDMIGVPVDLWTGAMLKRLVMASIGTKTHPYGLIQAALSTKYFDIAMQGRISSISQGGITTDITYKQLDKDKNPGLYDGVKTENYPYVEINQSTGMYVVSGITQSTTSDKKLKQDFRYRGLTSNIFGRGMIGFRKTARSSWYTDGFENTKIWTGVEIDPLNDGIPVKEWSIRTNDEAKIFPADVSENNSDLLSFTSTGYQIDKLLNGQIVTSVADVDKAKVVTAILPKITKSKDFLTGTLTDKITSYTNYYLPAKIISSINNNYAVTTSTFGYNHNPSGTGKGYYIGRPSFQTEVVQAYGDTQKNTTLYSYENDLLANSILIAGSDLDSTIKEEYSYDGFGNMTAKKTTARIDNNSRSEKTEYDPKGRFVIKKTDNLGLETSIEYNDWGQIVSQTDPFNNILSNTYDGWGKLLTSTTNLSGTTTYSYDRDSNSNVTVARYEPDGNISKTFTNKLGQEYKSSTKAFGQGQFISKQTLYDVLGRKIKDSEPYFEGQSASGWNTITYDDSVLPAKVTVTAFNGNKAETSVSGLTTTTQELNGYGRITSKTADALGNIISSTDKGGTIQFSYNAAGKQIQAKYAENIVTTKYDSWGRKIEFNDPSNGTYKYEYNGFGQAKKTKSPKGTKEYTYNNLGQLISQKELSTTDGGQATNKTISFTYNDKGLLTARSGQIKWQTISTVFTYDPQGRLLSSTENSNGKTYSQKGITYDDKGKVISYEKELLSYGVSTKVTIENVYSPWNGELYQMKDKSSGKILWELKEINPKGQVLKARLGAADVSNSYDTNGFLTNVDHSSQAKPGILQLLYSFDAIRNELKNRTTGGDFNIVESFDYDDNNRLINWTNPVTGIKPSANRNVYDIKGRIMENDQVGAIKYENAAKLYQPTGMTLNTAGTQNYNNDLIQTITYNENNDPVQINGQKAQISFEYGLGSMRQRVDITKPMGGSSEYKMAGSGIVDPNAPIWNNTISKFYSEDGSFEVVKDQTAGQEKHILYIGGSPYESNIVYLKDFGQTGGSYKFLHKDYIGSILAISDEEGNKVEQRHFDAWGNLTNLAFGNNGAVITDKYSIDSSPLLIDRGYTSHERFADIGIIHMNGRLYDPLLRRFLSADENIQDPSNTQNYNKYGYVMNNPLMYNDPSGEFIPWLIGAIVGGYLNGVAANNGNWNPGKWDWQNTWSAVLGGAIGGAAVSGALGNIASNAGAIKSFLPGIVSGGLNSAFNGGNFLGGAIGGISYTGNLFGNKMTSTELNNTSYRYMISSDSKNREFGFNNSRSGLKDPLSIVLSISGLNPSSSANMYSLSVIASLFASKDAWIAVGNTNTMNEWAKGYIKFNMDPNGLFVDPSEPNVKIEGITNPVTGKIILAPGIFNGKKSNYGLADVIIHENDHYYNWKNNILQGNHPLIQNLNEISAYKAASQWTGSMGGAEDYLKSVSNYMLYILNLFNSTK; the protein is encoded by the coding sequence ATGAAATTTATTTCATCCATTATAGTATCATGCCTTTCTATTTTTGGTTTTTCACAGACAGTGTCACCAGACAAGTTTCACGATACGAAAGGAAATATTGAAGTCACCAGTGCGGGACAACTTCAATATACGTTAGCAATTGATGTTCCCCCGGGTATTCAAAAAACGGCTCCCAATATCAGCCTTGCTTACGTGAGTGGAGCAACCAATGGCATGGCCGGCTATGGCTGGAATATTTCAGGAATAAGCTCCATATCAAGAATTGGAAAAAATCTTGAAAAAGACGGCATAACAAAAGGTGTACAGCTCGATTATTCTGATTCTTACAGTTTTAACGGACAAAGATTGATTTTAAAATCCGGAGAATATGGAAAAGATGGTGCAGAATACATAACGGAAAAGTATTCGAATATAAAGATTAAATCTGTAGGTTCAGTTACAGGACAATTATGGCAAGGCCCCGAATATTGGGAGATTACTTCCCCTGACGGATCACAGATATGGTATGGGGCTACTGCCTCAGGAGAAAGCCCGGCAAGAACTCCCATCGATTATAATATTGTAAAATCAAAAGATACTAACGGTAATTATGTTACCTACAATTATGCTTCTGAAAGTAATGTGTCAGTTATCAGTACCATTGAGTGGGGAGGAAATGAAACCCAGAGCACACCACACTTTAATAAAATTGAGTTTGTTTTTGCACTAAGACCAATGCCTGAAACAGCCTACATAAAAGGAGTCCTCTTTTCTCAATCAAAGCTGCTTGAATCAGTTGTTGTTTCTACAAATAGCAAACAATACAAAAAGTACAACGTCAGCTATAAAAAGGACCCCCAACAGACCGCTTATAGGTATCTGGACAAAATAACCGTTTTAAATAGTAAAAACGAAGAGGCAAATCCTGTGCTTTTTACATATGAAAAATCATATGGACCAAATTCAAGTGGATCATATTTTGAATTTCCTCAGACTTATGGAGGAATACTAAAGTTTAATAGTGACACTGATGTATTGGGAGATTTTGATGGCGACGGCACTCTTGATTTATTGAGGTATCATTCACAAACATCGGCTAAAACACCACAAATAGGAGTATACCTGTATAAAAATTATTATTCGTATAACCCTGATTCTTTTAGTTATCCAATATTCACAGGAAGTTCTTTATCAGGATTTAAAAACGCAGTTGCTGTGAATTTAAAAAAGAATAATGTTATCCGCAACCGACAGGGATTTGTTATCATGAAACAGGTTAATAATACATCTAAACCTGATCTTGAACTTTCATTTTATAGTCTTTCAGAAAATAACGAATTAAATCTGGATTTTAAAAAGATTATTCCCAATGCCGATTATGATAATTCTGACGATGGTGGACAAAACGGAACAACTACAACATTATTAGGAATAAAAAATGTTGATTTCAATGGAGATGGACTTAGTGAAATTGTTTTACAGCTCAATGATCGGGTATGTCGACTAACAGATCCAAACAGTTCTGCTAAGTTACCTCACAAGTGTGTAGATTATGGAAGATATTATGTAATCGATCCTGATGAATCAATTCAAAATAATAATTGGTATTATCCTTTGTCGCTATATACTGCGGGTAAGGAAGATGCATTTACTACTTATAAAGCAGGGGATTTCAACGGTGATGGAATGTTTGATTTTATGAAACTGGATCAGAACAAAAAACCATTACTAATTACATTCAAAAAAAATCTCCAGGGTAAATATGAATCCGGTATATCACCTTTTAATCCCACAAATAATGAAGAAGTGAAAGGAGTTTGGGAAGATGCTTTGGTGGGGGATTATAATGGGGATGGAGTAAGTGACATTATGATGCCAACTTCAAGCACTTCCGCATATTGGTACACTTACACATCAAAGGGGAATGCCTTCAAGGAGGATATGAATCCTTTTATGCGCCCTCAAAGAGAGCGTCAAGTGCTTAGAGACCCCTATCAGGCAATAAAAATTTACAATCCCCGGACTTTTGTAGCCTATGATATTAACAATGATGGTAAAACTGATCTTATAAGCCTTGAATCAACAAGATTTTTGTTTAGGCGGACTAATCTGGACAATTCTTCAGGAGCGGGTTACAAAGGTGATACTAACTACATATTTAATGTTTTTTCAACTACTGGAGGACAGAACAGCCAATTGACTATCAACAAGGGGGGGTATAACTATAATCTAAATAATGATAATATAAATGAGACGATAGCAGTAAACACTGAAGATATGATAGGCGTACCTGTGGACTTGTGGACAGGAGCCATGCTAAAGCGGCTTGTTATGGCTTCTATCGGGACAAAGACTCATCCTTATGGTCTCATACAGGCTGCTTTGTCAACTAAATATTTTGATATAGCTATGCAAGGGCGTATTAGTAGTATTTCGCAAGGAGGTATTACCACTGATATTACCTATAAGCAACTCGATAAAGACAAAAATCCGGGACTGTATGATGGTGTTAAGACAGAAAACTATCCGTATGTTGAAATCAATCAGTCCACAGGAATGTATGTAGTTTCAGGGATTACTCAAAGTACTACGTCAGATAAAAAGCTAAAGCAGGATTTCAGGTACAGAGGTCTAACCTCGAACATCTTTGGAAGGGGAATGATTGGCTTTAGGAAAACGGCGCGTTCTTCTTGGTATACTGACGGATTTGAAAATACAAAAATTTGGACAGGTGTTGAAATAGATCCTTTAAATGATGGTATTCCGGTAAAAGAATGGTCGATCAGAACCAATGATGAAGCTAAAATATTTCCGGCAGATGTTTCAGAAAACAATTCTGATTTACTAAGTTTTACATCTACCGGTTATCAAATCGATAAGCTTTTAAACGGGCAGATTGTTACAAGTGTTGCTGATGTCGATAAGGCTAAAGTAGTTACAGCCATTCTTCCGAAAATAACCAAAAGCAAAGACTTTTTAACCGGAACCTTAACCGATAAGATCACATCCTACACCAATTATTATCTTCCGGCAAAGATTATTTCTTCGATTAATAATAATTATGCGGTTACCACTTCTACATTCGGGTATAACCACAATCCATCCGGCACCGGAAAGGGCTATTATATAGGACGTCCATCGTTCCAAACTGAGGTGGTTCAGGCGTATGGCGATACTCAAAAGAATACTACACTCTACTCTTACGAAAATGACCTTTTGGCTAATAGTATACTTATTGCCGGATCTGACTTAGACAGTACAATAAAGGAAGAATATTCTTATGACGGGTTTGGGAATATGACCGCCAAAAAGACAACTGCGAGAATTGATAATAATTCAAGATCTGAGAAAACAGAATATGACCCTAAAGGTAGATTTGTTATAAAGAAAACAGATAATTTAGGACTGGAAACTTCTATTGAATATAATGATTGGGGGCAGATTGTATCCCAGACAGATCCTTTCAATAATATTCTATCCAATACCTATGATGGCTGGGGCAAGCTGCTAACGTCCACCACCAATCTGAGCGGTACAACGACATACTCTTACGATAGGGATAGTAATTCTAATGTGACAGTTGCCCGATATGAGCCGGATGGTAATATATCAAAAACTTTCACCAACAAATTGGGACAGGAATATAAGTCTTCTACAAAAGCATTCGGACAAGGTCAATTTATTTCCAAACAAACCTTGTATGATGTATTAGGAAGGAAAATTAAAGACTCTGAACCTTATTTTGAGGGACAAAGTGCCAGTGGATGGAATACCATTACCTATGATGACTCGGTATTGCCTGCTAAGGTAACAGTAACAGCATTTAATGGTAATAAAGCGGAAACTTCAGTTTCAGGCCTCACCACAACCACTCAGGAGCTTAATGGATATGGAAGAATAACCTCGAAAACAGCAGATGCCTTAGGGAATATTATTTCTTCAACTGATAAAGGAGGAACCATACAATTCTCTTATAATGCGGCCGGAAAACAAATTCAGGCAAAATATGCTGAAAATATTGTTACCACAAAGTATGATTCATGGGGACGAAAAATTGAATTCAACGATCCTTCGAATGGAACATATAAATATGAGTATAACGGATTTGGACAAGCCAAAAAGACCAAAAGTCCGAAAGGAACTAAAGAATATACTTATAACAATCTGGGACAGCTGATTTCTCAGAAAGAGCTTTCCACCACAGATGGCGGACAGGCAACTAATAAGACCATTTCTTTTACCTATAATGATAAAGGTTTGCTGACCGCAAGATCCGGGCAGATAAAATGGCAGACGATCAGTACTGTTTTCACCTACGATCCTCAAGGAAGGCTGTTGTCTTCCACAGAGAACAGTAACGGAAAAACCTATAGTCAGAAAGGGATTACCTATGATGATAAAGGAAAAGTAATTTCTTATGAAAAAGAACTGCTGTCTTATGGCGTTTCCACAAAGGTTACTATAGAAAACGTGTACAGCCCATGGAATGGGGAACTCTACCAGATGAAGGATAAAAGCTCAGGAAAGATTCTTTGGGAGCTGAAAGAAATCAATCCTAAGGGACAGGTGTTAAAAGCCAGATTAGGCGCTGCGGATGTGAGTAATTCATATGATACCAATGGCTTCCTTACAAACGTTGATCATTCTTCACAAGCAAAGCCAGGGATTCTGCAACTTTTATATTCGTTTGATGCTATCAGAAATGAGTTGAAAAACAGAACCACGGGAGGAGATTTTAATATTGTTGAATCTTTTGATTATGACGACAATAACCGACTTATCAACTGGACGAATCCGGTAACGGGAATTAAACCGTCTGCCAACAGAAATGTGTATGACATAAAAGGCAGGATCATGGAAAATGATCAGGTAGGTGCCATAAAGTATGAAAATGCTGCTAAACTCTACCAGCCTACCGGAATGACTCTAAATACTGCAGGAACACAGAATTATAATAATGATCTGATCCAGACTATTACTTATAATGAGAATAATGATCCGGTACAAATCAATGGCCAGAAAGCTCAAATCAGTTTTGAGTACGGATTAGGTAGTATGCGGCAACGTGTAGATATTACCAAACCAATGGGAGGATCGAGTGAATATAAAATGGCAGGAAGTGGAATTGTGGATCCCAATGCACCTATATGGAACAATACCATCAGCAAGTTTTACAGCGAAGATGGCAGCTTTGAAGTGGTAAAAGACCAAACCGCGGGTCAGGAGAAGCATATTTTATATATCGGTGGCAGTCCTTACGAGTCTAATATTGTATATTTGAAAGACTTTGGTCAGACAGGAGGTTCTTATAAATTTCTTCACAAAGACTATATCGGAAGCATCCTTGCCATCAGTGATGAGGAAGGAAATAAAGTGGAGCAGCGCCATTTTGATGCCTGGGGCAATTTAACAAATCTGGCATTTGGGAATAATGGAGCAGTAATTACAGACAAGTATAGTATTGACAGCTCACCTTTATTAATTGACAGAGGCTATACAAGTCATGAACGTTTTGCGGATATAGGGATCATCCATATGAATGGCAGGTTATATGATCCGTTACTCAGAAGGTTCCTGAGTGCCGATGAAAATATACAGGATCCTTCCAATACTCAGAATTATAATAAGTACGGGTATGTGATGAATAATCCTCTCATGTACAATGACCCAAGCGGAGAATTTATACCGTGGTTAATTGGGGCTATAGTAGGAGGATATTTAAATGGTGTAGCCGCCAATAATGGAAACTGGAACCCCGGAAAATGGGACTGGCAGAATACATGGAGCGCGGTACTTGGTGGTGCCATAGGCGGAGCAGCTGTTTCAGGAGCTTTAGGAAATATAGCCAGTAATGCAGGAGCTATTAAAAGCTTCTTACCGGGTATTGTCTCAGGAGGGTTGAATTCTGCATTTAATGGAGGTAATTTCTTGGGAGGAGCTATAGGAGGGATTTCTTATACAGGCAATTTGTTCGGTAATAAGATGACATCGACAGAACTTAATAATACAAGTTATAGATATATGATATCTTCTGATTCTAAAAATAGAGAATTTGGATTTAATAACTCAAGATCTGGATTGAAAGATCCATTGAGTATTGTATTGAGCATTTCAGGATTAAATCCTAGTTCTTCAGCGAATATGTATAGTTTAAGTGTAATTGCATCATTATTTGCATCGAAAGATGCTTGGATTGCTGTTGGCAACACTAATACGATGAATGAGTGGGCAAAAGGTTACATTAAATTTAACATGGATCCAAATGGGCTTTTTGTTGATCCCAGTGAACCAAATGTAAAAATAGAAGGAATAACAAATCCAGTAACAGGAAAAATAATTTTAGCCCCAGGAATTTTTAATGGTAAGAAAAGTAATTATGGATTGGCTGATGTGATAATACATGAAAATGATCACTATTATAATTGGAAAAATAATATCCTACAAGGTAATCATCCACTAATTCAAAACCTGAACGAAATTTCTGCTTACAAAGCAGCTTCACAATGGACAGGGTCTATGGGTGGAGCAGAGGATTACTTAAAATCAGTCAGTAATTATATGTTATATATTTTAAATCTTTTTAACAGTACAAAATGA
- a CDS encoding M28 family peptidase, giving the protein MKKIAAFLLTSIIIQSIDAQSFIQAYKDRADLVTQTQITSNLQEFSNLGVKTTGSQANTNALNWLKNKYLSYGYTANQMAEDPFSYGNAPNIKNSTNLVITKTGTVYPDQYVIICGHYDTIVGPGVSDNGSGTSILLEAARILKDVPTEYSIKFIHFSGEEQGLIGSTHYANTVAYQGSVRNLDIKLVLNIDQVGGKIGNLNNTITCERDTGGMSTNNAASNTATQELAACTGFYSPLQTSISYAYSSDYMPFEAKGYTITGLFEYIESGNQHTVNDTMANVDPVYVLNVGKAAVGALQHFAIAATTNNVMATQEAPQKSLEAIQIYPNPAKDMIMVELPQKIKQSSIEVSDMTGKIVMNVGNQTKINVSGLQNGVYMVTVKTDKGNISRKVIIEK; this is encoded by the coding sequence ATGAAAAAAATCGCCGCTTTTTTATTAACCTCTATCATTATACAGAGTATTGACGCGCAAAGTTTTATTCAAGCTTATAAAGACAGAGCTGATCTGGTTACCCAAACACAAATTACTTCAAATCTTCAGGAATTTTCCAACCTTGGAGTAAAAACAACAGGATCACAAGCCAATACAAATGCATTAAACTGGCTGAAGAATAAGTATCTTTCTTACGGGTACACCGCGAACCAAATGGCAGAAGATCCTTTCAGTTATGGAAATGCACCTAATATAAAAAACTCTACGAATCTTGTTATTACCAAAACAGGAACCGTTTATCCTGATCAATATGTGATTATTTGCGGACACTATGATACCATTGTAGGTCCCGGAGTGAGTGATAACGGAAGCGGAACTTCCATTCTTTTGGAGGCGGCAAGAATCTTAAAAGATGTTCCTACCGAATATTCTATTAAATTCATCCATTTTTCGGGTGAAGAACAAGGTTTAATAGGAAGTACCCATTATGCCAATACAGTAGCCTACCAGGGAAGTGTTCGTAATCTGGACATTAAACTGGTTCTCAACATTGATCAGGTCGGCGGAAAAATAGGAAATCTGAATAATACCATTACCTGCGAGAGAGATACCGGCGGTATGTCCACAAATAATGCTGCGTCCAATACAGCAACACAGGAACTGGCTGCATGTACCGGCTTCTACTCTCCTCTTCAAACTTCTATTTCATATGCCTACAGCTCCGATTATATGCCTTTTGAAGCAAAAGGTTACACCATTACCGGATTGTTTGAATACATAGAAAGTGGGAATCAGCACACAGTAAATGACACGATGGCCAATGTTGATCCCGTTTACGTATTGAACGTGGGTAAAGCTGCAGTGGGAGCATTACAACATTTTGCCATTGCTGCAACAACCAATAATGTTATGGCGACTCAGGAAGCCCCACAGAAATCATTGGAAGCAATACAGATTTATCCTAATCCGGCGAAGGACATGATCATGGTAGAGTTACCACAAAAAATAAAGCAATCCAGTATTGAGGTGAGTGACATGACCGGAAAAATAGTTATGAATGTTGGAAACCAAACGAAAATAAACGTATCCGGTTTGCAAAATGGAGTTTATATGGTAACGGTAAAAACAGATAAAGGAAATATTTCCAGAAAAGTAATTATTGAAAAATAA
- the rpmI gene encoding 50S ribosomal protein L35: MPKLKTKSGAKKRFALTGSGKIKRKNAYKSHILTKKETKQKRNLTTTSYVAKVDEKSVQRQLAIK, encoded by the coding sequence ATGCCAAAATTAAAAACGAAATCAGGTGCTAAGAAACGTTTTGCTCTTACCGGATCTGGTAAGATCAAAAGAAAAAACGCTTACAAAAGCCACATCTTAACTAAGAAAGAAACTAAGCAGAAGAGAAATCTTACTACTACTTCTTACGTAGCTAAGGTTGACGAGAAAAGCGTTCAACGTCAATTAGCAATTAAGTAG